One region of Anas acuta chromosome Z, bAnaAcu1.1, whole genome shotgun sequence genomic DNA includes:
- the LOC137848244 gene encoding myogenesis-regulating glycosidase-like produces MYTFLPENFTPVKQKPSKELRPMLGAVTLGLVLFIAAVVAWCYYTVSLRKAERLKTELMDLRADGFVIRNQHGEVVFRLAFRSGSLDLESCSKEGEILSCTRSHRGPLNFFIQTVKPKDTVMCYRVRWEELAAGPAVEHTMFWEDAHWYGGSEMSTQHWPIRLAGYQEPVPYVTSDVYSFRDSFGGILERYWLSSKAAAIKINDSVPFHLGFNATERTLFFQARYKDSPYKPPPGQQPFPELSYRVCVGSDVTSIHKYMVRRYFNKPSKIPAENAFRYPIWSTWALYKNDIDQDKLLRFAEKIKKYRFNCSHIEIDDMYTQAYGDFDFDPVKFPNVTEMFAKLREDGFKVTLWTHPFINYNSSNFGVGIERQLFIKEPSGRLPAMVEWWNGIGAILDFTNPAARDWFQSHLRQLRHKYGISSFKFDAGETSYLPKQFSTFRPLSDPSIWSRRYTEMAIPFYELAEVRVGYQSQNISCFFRIIDRDSVWGYELGLKSLIPTVLTISMLGYPFISADMIGGNFFPNKTDGAVEIPDRELYVRWLELSAFMPSMQFSIPPWFYDKQVVEIAQKFTELHESLVAPLLLELAGEVTDTGDPIIRPIWWISPRDEATHRIDSQFLIGDTLMVAPVLEMGKQERDVYLPAGKWRSYKGELFEKTPVLLTDYPVDLDEVAYFLWVS; encoded by the coding sequence ATGTACACCTTCCTGCCCGAAAACTTCACACCAGTGAAGCAGAAGCCCTCGAAGGAGCTGAGGCCCATGCTGGGGGCCGTCACGCTGGGCCTCGTCCTGTTCATCGCTGCGGTGGTGGCCTGGTGCTACTACACAGTGTCCCTGCGCAAGGCGGAGCGGCTGAAGACGGAGCTGATGGACCTGCGGGCGGACGGCTTCGTCATCAGGAACCAGCACGGGGAGGTGGTGTTCCGCCTGGCCTTCCGCTCGGGGAGCCTGGACCTGGAGTCGTGCTCCAAGGAGGGCGAGATCCTGAGCTGCACGCGCTCGCACCGCGGGCCGCTCAACTTCTTCATCCAGACGGTGAAGCCCAAGGACACGGTGATGTGCTACCGCGTGCGCTGGGAGGAGCTGGCGGCCGGCCCGGCGGTGGAGCACACCATGTTCTGGGAGGACGCCCACTGGTACGGGGGCTCGGAGATGAGCACCCAACACTGGCCCATCCGCCTGGCCGGCTACCAGGAGCCCGTGCCCTACGTGACCAGCGACGTCTACTCCTTCCGCGACAGCTTTGGCGGCATCCTGGAGCGCTACTGGCTGTCCTCCAAGGCGGCGGCCATCAAGATCAACGACTCGGTGCCCTTCCACCTGGGCTTCAACGCCACCGAGCGCACCCTCTTCTTCCAGGCCCGCTACAAGGACTCGCCCTACAAGCCCCCGCCAGGCCAGCAGCCCTTCCCCGAGCTGAGCTACCGCGTGTGCGTGGGCTCCGACGTCACCTCCATCCACAAGTACATGGTGCGCAGGTACTTCAACAAGCCCTCCAAGATCCCCGCCGAGAACGCCTTCCGCTACCCCATCTGGTCCACCTGGGCACTCTACAAGAATGATATCGACCAGGATAAACTCTTGAGATTTGCTGAAAAAATTAAGAAGTACCGTTTTAATTGCAGCCACATTGAGATCGATGACATGTACACACAGGCCTATGGGGATTTTGACTTTGACCCCGTCAAGTTCCCCAATGTAACAGAGATGTTTGCAAAACTGAGAGAGGATGGCTTTAAGGTCACCTTGTGGACTCACCCTTTTATAAACTACAATTCCTCGAACTTTGGTGTGGGGATTGAGCGTCAGCTGTTCATCAAGGAGCCATCGGGGCGGCTGCCGGCCATGGTGGAGTGGTGGAACGGCATCGGGGCCATCCTGGACTTCACCAACCCGGCGGCCCGGGACTGGTTCCAGAGCCACCTGCGCCAGCTCCGCCACAAGTACGGCATCTCCTCCTTCAAGTTCGATGCAGGTGAGACCAGCTACCTGCCCAAGCAGTTCAGCACCTTCCGGCCACTCTCGGACCCCAGCATCTGGTCACGGCGCTACACGGAGATGGCCATCCCCTTCTACGAGCTGGCGGAGGTGCGGGTGGGCTACCAGTCGCAGAACATCTCCTGCTTCTTCCGCATCATTGACCGCGACTCCGTGTGGGGCTACGAGCTTGGCCTCAAGTCCCTCATCCCCACGGTGCTCACCATCAGCATGTTGGGGTACCCCTTTATTTCTGCTGACATGATTGGGGGGAATTTCTTCCCAAATAAGACAGATGGTGCAGTTGAGATCCCGGACCGTGAGCTGTACGTGCGGTGGCTGGAGCTCTCAGCCTTCATGCCCTCCATGCAGTTCTCCATCCCACCCTGGTTCTATGACAAGCAGGTGGTGGAGATCGCACAGAAATTCACCGAGCTCCACGAGTCGCTGGtggccccgctgctgctggagctggccgGGGAAGTCACCGACACGGGCGACCCCATCATCCGGCCCATCTGGTGGATCTCACCCCGCGATGAGGCCACCCACAGGATCGACTCGCAGTTCCTCATCGGGGACACCCTGATGGTGGCACCCGTCCTGGAGATGGGCAAGCAGGAGCGCGACGTCTACCTGCCGGCGGGCAAGTGGCGCAGCTACAAGGGGGAGTTGTTTGAGAAGACGCCCGTGCTGCTCACCGACTATCCCGTTGACTTGGACGAAGTTGCCTATTTCCTCTGGGTTTCGTAA